A stretch of Arachis hypogaea cultivar Tifrunner chromosome 15, arahy.Tifrunner.gnm2.J5K5, whole genome shotgun sequence DNA encodes these proteins:
- the LOC140179349 gene encoding serine/threonine-protein phosphatase 7 long form homolog has protein sequence MELLKEFRSVMGLWGVPPRCDGVIEEIGGTDGGTKIGGTDFRERMASRMLMCDHLHPPDPYNQIVESQLRETGFYYVSQIGVIKGQSAMINALIERWRLETHTFHFLVGECAVTLEDVAVILGLPTNGLLVTGPTMSSFEALEAECLHQFGIAPRKTNCRGSFIKLKWFRGLKDRIMLNDDVHMQMYVKCHIMLLFGTILFADKSGTAVHWKFLPLLRNFGGIIQFSWGSACLAHLYRSLCRATRVDCKEMDGPLTLLVAWAWIRLPFLAPIPGNPRVFPIANRWHNWDCQNYAYRYKTLAHYRRLLDDLQEGQAYDIGYIDLDVISLAIRHNSVIWSVTVPLISFECIEWHATDRVRRQFGLTQGVPNQERDLGASHGEVLTGPKNQDWADTHSLWVMQWTNRYSHTLSDDLEHLHYPLEIYMHWYREAFGDHLQLSNLVFEENPEGPPPPPPPPEPPQQGVEYFAPYVPDTIFCSDWEIACTL, from the exons atggaGTTGTTGAAGGAGTTTCGCAGCGTTATGGGGCTTTGGGGTGTTCCACCGAGATGTGACGGCGTTATCGAAGAAATCGGTGGCACCGATGGGGGGACGAAAATCGGTGGGACCGATTTCAGGGAGCGGATG GCTTCAAGGATGTTGATGTGCGATCATTTACACCCGCCGGATCCATACAACCAAATTGTTGAGTCACAGTTACGCGAGACTGGATTTTATTATGTATCCCAAATTGGAGTTATTAAAGGTCAGTCAGCAATGATTAATGCTCTGATTGAGAGATGGCGGCTCGAGACTCACACTTTTCATTTTCTGGTTGGTGAGTGTGCCGTGACCTTGGAGGATGTAGCGGTAATTCTCGGTCTGCCGACAAATGGTCTTCTGGTTACAGGTCCGACCATGAGTAGCTTTGAGGCATTGGAAGCCGAGTGCTTGCACCAATTTGGAATTGCACCGAGGAAGACGAACTGTAGAGGGagctttataaaattaaagtggTTTAGGGGTTTGAAAGATCGTATAATGTTGAATGATGATGTGCACATGCAGATGTATGTAAAGTGTCACATAATGTTGTTATTTGGGACAATTCTGTTTGCAGATAAGTCGGGTACAGCGGTGCACTGGAAATTTTTACCTTTGCTCCGGAACTTCGGTGGGATCATACAGTTTAGTTGGGGTTCGGCATGCCTGGCACACTTGTATAGATCATTGTGTAGGGCAACTCGTGTCGACTGCAAGGAGATGGACGGTCCACTGACACTGTTGGTCGCTTGGGCTTGGATCCGGCTACCATTTCTAGCGCCGATTCCCGGCAATCCCCGAGTGTTTCCAATTGCAAACAG GTGGCATAACTGGGACTGTCAAAACTATGCCTACCGATATAAAACGCTTGCGCACTACAGGAGGTTGTTGGATGATCTACAAGAAGGACAG GCTTATGACATTGGATACATCGATCTAGACGTAATTTCTTTAGCCATCCGTCATAATTCGGTTATCTGGAGTGTCACAGTGCCACTTATATCTTTTGAATGCATCGAATGGCATGCAACTGATAGAGTCAGGAGGCAATTTGGATTGACACAGGGTGTTCCTAATCAAGAGCGGGATCTAGGTGCATCACACGGCGAAGTTCTAACTGGGCCTAAGAATCAAGATTGGGCCGATACCCACTCTCTTTGGGTGATGCAGTGGACCAATCGGTATAGTCACACTCTCTCTGATGACTTGGAGCATTTACATTATCCATTGGAAATTTACATGCATTGGTACCGAGAAGCATTTGGTGACCACTTGCAATTGTCAAACCTTGTATttgaagagaatccagaaggtcctccaccaccaccaccgccaccggAACCGCCCCAACAGGGGGTTGAGTATTTTGCACCATATGTTCCTGACACCATATTTTGCAGTGACTGGGAGATTGCGTGCACCCTGTAA
- the LOC112750837 gene encoding nuclear pore complex protein NUP98A isoform X1: protein MFGSTNPFGQSSSSPFGSPSVFGQNNSSSNPFAPKPFGSSPFGSQTGSSIFGGTSTGVFGAAQPSSPFSSTTTFGASSSPAFGSSAPAFGASSSTPAFGGSSSSFGGSSVFGQKPVFGGFGSTPTQTSPFGGSATATQPSQPAFGSSIFGSSTPFGAPSQPAFGSTGNPAFGATSTPAFGSTSTPAFGAASTLAFGTTSTPAFGSTSSPSFGNTGSAFGGSNTSVFGGGGTFGASTSPFGASSTPAFGAPSTPAFGASSTPAFSFGSTPAFGQSSSAFVGSTPFGSTSSPFGGQSSAFGSQTPSPAFGNAGIGQPGFGGQRGGSRVANYTPTTEADSGTSGQTAKLESISAMPIYKEKSHEELRWEDYQSGDKGGPLPSAQSTSSPFGSSTTQTNTFAPIQGFGQTSANPFSGTTTSSNPFAQKTSTFSGFGTTSSAPAFSSSAFGSSTTGVSQPSIFCPSPSPFGVNSSPSFGTSSTSLFNTASAQTSSSPFGSSIFGNTQPSQLFSSIAPQPSSGFGQTSSPFGQTSSFGQTSLFNSPSSGLVGSIFSSSSSLTSNTLTGFGQTTPSISMPFQQPQTAQSGGSFAFGNFGQTQPIGASSFGGTPGIFGQSNFGLSSSTPSSVVSQPAPITNPFGTLPALPQMSIGRGGTTSIQYGISSMPAQDKPAPVRISSLLTSRHLSQRRVRVPVRKYQSKTDGPKVPFFSDDEDTPTTPKADALFIPRENPRALIICPMEQWPGRASSEKASPFKDRNTPVKENGSVSKEASTQPVNGTSSASDKTAVENGVVKEHVQPTTKQVPNGSSEVHSPQKADVYKTLSGHRAGEAAIVYEHGADVEALMPKLWRSDYYTQPRIHELAAKERVEPGFCSHVKDFVVGRQGYGSIRFLGETDVRGLDLESLIQFNNREVIVYMDDAKKPPVGQGLNKPAEVTLLNIKCFDKKTGQQYTEGPKIEKYKEMLKRKAEDQGAEFISYDPIKGEWKIRVNHFSVYKLLDEEVCEVDE from the exons ATGTTTGGGTCAACGAACC CTTTTGGGCAGTCTTCATCGAGCCCGTTTGGCTCACCGTCTGTTTTCGGGCAGAATAATTCTAGCAGCAATCCCTTCGCCCCTAAGCCTTTTGGTAGTAGTCCTTTTGGTTCGCAGACAGGTAGTTCCATATTTGGAGGCACTTCAACTGGTGTGTTTGGTGCTGCTCagccttcttctcccttctcttcTACCACAACGTTTGGTGCTTCATCTTCGCCCGCATTTGGTAGTTCGGCTCCGGCTTTTGGTGCTTCATCTTCCACCCCAGCTTTTGGTGGTTCGTCATCATCATTTGGGG GATCATCTGTTTTTGGTCAGAAGCCTGTTTTTGGAGGTTTTGGATCTACTCCCACTCAAACAAGTCCATTTGGTGGAAGTGCCACTGCCACCCAGCCGTCGCAACCAGCGTTTGGAAGCAGCATTTTTGGTTCCTCAACTCCTTTTGGTGCACCGTCTCAGCCAGCATTTGGTTCAACGGGCAACCCTGCATTTGGTGCCACAAGCACCCCTGCGTTTGGTTCTACTAGCACCCCTGCATTCGGTGCTGCTAGCACCCTAGCATTTGGTACAACTAGCACCCCTGCATTTGGTTCAACTTCCAGCCCATCCTTTGGTAACACAGGAAGTGCATTTGGTGGGTCCAATACTTCCGTTTTTGGAGGCGGGGGAACATTTGGGGCCTCAACTAGCCCTTTTGGTGCCTCTAGCACTCCGGCTTTCGGGGCACCTAGTACTCCAGCTTTTGGAGCTTCAAGTACCCCTGCATTTAGTTTTGGCTCTACTCCAGCTTTCGGCCAGTCTTCTTCTGCATTTGTTGGCAGCACCCCATTTGGAAGTACAAGCTCACCTTTTGGAGGGCAGAGTTCTGCATTTG GATCCCAGACGCCATCACCAGCCTTTGGAAATGCTGGTATTGGTCAGCCGGGTTTTGGAGGTCAACGGGGTGGAAGTAGAGTAGCTAACTATACACCAACAACAGAAGCTGATAGTGGTACCTCTGGACAGACTGCCAAATTGGAATCGATATCAGCCATGCCTATTTACAAAGAAAAAAGCCACGAGGAGCTAAGATGGGAGGACTATCAATCGGGAGATAAAG GTGGACCACTTCCCTCTGCTCAATCCACTAGTTCACCATTTGGATCATCTACAACACAGACAAACACCTTTGCTCCTATACAAGGGTTTGGTCAAACATCTGCGAACCCTTTTTCTGGCACGACAACTAGTTCTAACCCATTTGCCCAAAAGACTTCAACTTTTTCTGGATTTGGTACAACTTCATCTGCTCCTGCCTTCAGTTCATCAGCTTTTGGTTCTTCAACAACAGGTGTATCACAGCCTTCTATTTTTTGCCCATCCCCTTCTCCATTTGGAGTTAACTCTTCTCCGAGCTTTGGGACATCTTCTACATCCTTGTTTAATACTGCTTCTGCTCAGACTTCATCTTCACCATTTGGCTCAAGCATTTTTGGGAACACTCAGCCATCCCAATTATTTAGTTCTATAGCCCCGCAACCAAGCTCAGGTTTCGGACAGACATCCTCTCCCTTTGGGCAGACTTCATCTTTTGGTCAAACTAGCTTGTTCAATTCACCTTCTTCTGGGCTTGTCGGAAGCATTTTCTCGAGCAGCTCATCACTCACATCTAATACTCTGACAGGCTTTGGGCAAACAACG CCATCCATTTCAATGCCTTTCCAACAACCACAGACTGCTCAGTCAGGTGGTTCATTTGCCTTTGGCAACTTTGGCCAGACACAACCTA TTGGTGCAAGTAGCTTCGGTGGCACTCCAGGTATATTTGGACAGAGTAACTTTGGACTGTC GTCTTCTACCCCGAGCTCTGTAGTTTCACAACCAGCACCAATTACCAATCCATTTGGAACACTTCCTGCTTTGCCTCAGATGTCAATTGGTCGAGGTGGAACAACTTCGATTCAATATGGAATCTCTAGCATGCCT GCACAAGACAAACCTGCGCCTGTTAGAATATCATCGTTATTGACTTCTCGACATTTATCACAAAGACGAGTTAGGGTTCCTGTCCGGAAATATCAGTCTAAAACAGATGGGCCAAAG GTTCCATTCTTTAGTGATGACGAGGACACTCCAACCACTCCAAAGGCTGATGCACTTTTCATTCCTAGAGAAAACCCAAGGGCACTGATTATTTGTCCCATGGAGCAGTGGCCTGGAAGGGCTTCATCTGAGAAAGCATCACCTTTTAAGGATAGAAATACCCCAGTGAAGGAGAATG GAAGTGTATCTAAAGAAGCGTCAACTCAACCAGTCAATGGGACCAGCTCAGCTAGTGATA AAACTGCAGTGGAAAATGGGGTTGTCAAGGAGCATGTTCAGCCTACAACAAAGCAAGTTCCCAATGGGAGTAGTGAGGTCCATTCTCCTCAGAAGGCAGATGTATACAAGACCCTCAGTGGGCACAGGGCTGGCGAGGCTGCGATTGTGTATGAACACGGAGCTGATGTTGAGGCACTAATGCCAAAGCTTTGGCGTTCTGATTACTACACACAGCCTCGAATACATGAGCTGGCGGCAAAGGAAAGAGTCGAACCAGGATTCTGCAGTCATGTCAAAGACTTTGTGGTCGGAAGGCAAGGTTATGGCAGCATCAGATTCTTGGGTGAGACAGATGTAAGAGGGCTTGACCTTGAGTCCCTTATTCAGTTCAACAACCGTGAGGTTATTGTTTACATGGATGATGCAAAGAAGCCACCTGTTGGACAAGGGCTGAATAAGCCCGCTGAGGTTACTCTCCTTAACATAAAATGTTTTGACAAGAAAACTGGGCAACAATACACAGAAGGGCCAAAGATCGAGAAATACAAGGAGATGCTTAAGAGAAAGGCTGAGGACCAAGGTGCTGAATTTATTTCATACGATCCCATTAAAGGAGAATGGAAAATCAGGGTCAACCACTTCAGTGTCTACAAGCTGTTGGATGAAGAAGTCTGCGAGGTGGATGAATGA
- the LOC112750837 gene encoding nuclear pore complex protein NUP98A isoform X2, with protein sequence MFGSTNPFGQSSSSPFGSPSVFGQNNSSSNPFAPKPFGSSPFGSQTGSSIFGGTSTGVFGAAQPSSPFSSTTTFGASSSPAFGSSAPAFGASSSTPAFGGSSSSFGGSSVFGQKPVFGGFGSTPTQTSPFGGSATATQPSQPAFGSSIFGSSTPFGAPSQPAFGSTGNPAFGATSTPAFGSTSTPAFGAASTLAFGTTSTPAFGSTSSPSFGNTGSAFGGSNTSVFGGGGTFGASTSPFGASSTPAFGAPSTPAFGASSTPAFSFGSTPAFGQSSSAFVGSTPFGSTSSPFGGQSSAFGSQTPSPAFGNAGIGQPGFGGQRGGSRVANYTPTTEADSGTSGQTAKLESISAMPIYKEKSHEELRWEDYQSGDKGGPLPSAQSTSSPFGSSTTQTNTFAPIQGFGQTSANPFSGTTTSSNPFAQKTSTFSGFGTTSSAPAFSSSAFGSSTTGVSQPSIFCPSPSPFGVNSSPSFGTSSTSLFNTASAQTSSSPFGSSIFGNTQPSQLFSSIAPQPSSGFGQTSSPFGQTSSFGQTSLFNSPSSGLVGSIFSSSSSLTSNTLTGFGQTTPSISMPFQQPQTAQSVGASSFGGTPGIFGQSNFGLSSSTPSSVVSQPAPITNPFGTLPALPQMSIGRGGTTSIQYGISSMPAQDKPAPVRISSLLTSRHLSQRRVRVPVRKYQSKTDGPKVPFFSDDEDTPTTPKADALFIPRENPRALIICPMEQWPGRASSEKASPFKDRNTPVKENGSVSKEASTQPVNGTSSASDKTAVENGVVKEHVQPTTKQVPNGSSEVHSPQKADVYKTLSGHRAGEAAIVYEHGADVEALMPKLWRSDYYTQPRIHELAAKERVEPGFCSHVKDFVVGRQGYGSIRFLGETDVRGLDLESLIQFNNREVIVYMDDAKKPPVGQGLNKPAEVTLLNIKCFDKKTGQQYTEGPKIEKYKEMLKRKAEDQGAEFISYDPIKGEWKIRVNHFSVYKLLDEEVCEVDE encoded by the exons ATGTTTGGGTCAACGAACC CTTTTGGGCAGTCTTCATCGAGCCCGTTTGGCTCACCGTCTGTTTTCGGGCAGAATAATTCTAGCAGCAATCCCTTCGCCCCTAAGCCTTTTGGTAGTAGTCCTTTTGGTTCGCAGACAGGTAGTTCCATATTTGGAGGCACTTCAACTGGTGTGTTTGGTGCTGCTCagccttcttctcccttctcttcTACCACAACGTTTGGTGCTTCATCTTCGCCCGCATTTGGTAGTTCGGCTCCGGCTTTTGGTGCTTCATCTTCCACCCCAGCTTTTGGTGGTTCGTCATCATCATTTGGGG GATCATCTGTTTTTGGTCAGAAGCCTGTTTTTGGAGGTTTTGGATCTACTCCCACTCAAACAAGTCCATTTGGTGGAAGTGCCACTGCCACCCAGCCGTCGCAACCAGCGTTTGGAAGCAGCATTTTTGGTTCCTCAACTCCTTTTGGTGCACCGTCTCAGCCAGCATTTGGTTCAACGGGCAACCCTGCATTTGGTGCCACAAGCACCCCTGCGTTTGGTTCTACTAGCACCCCTGCATTCGGTGCTGCTAGCACCCTAGCATTTGGTACAACTAGCACCCCTGCATTTGGTTCAACTTCCAGCCCATCCTTTGGTAACACAGGAAGTGCATTTGGTGGGTCCAATACTTCCGTTTTTGGAGGCGGGGGAACATTTGGGGCCTCAACTAGCCCTTTTGGTGCCTCTAGCACTCCGGCTTTCGGGGCACCTAGTACTCCAGCTTTTGGAGCTTCAAGTACCCCTGCATTTAGTTTTGGCTCTACTCCAGCTTTCGGCCAGTCTTCTTCTGCATTTGTTGGCAGCACCCCATTTGGAAGTACAAGCTCACCTTTTGGAGGGCAGAGTTCTGCATTTG GATCCCAGACGCCATCACCAGCCTTTGGAAATGCTGGTATTGGTCAGCCGGGTTTTGGAGGTCAACGGGGTGGAAGTAGAGTAGCTAACTATACACCAACAACAGAAGCTGATAGTGGTACCTCTGGACAGACTGCCAAATTGGAATCGATATCAGCCATGCCTATTTACAAAGAAAAAAGCCACGAGGAGCTAAGATGGGAGGACTATCAATCGGGAGATAAAG GTGGACCACTTCCCTCTGCTCAATCCACTAGTTCACCATTTGGATCATCTACAACACAGACAAACACCTTTGCTCCTATACAAGGGTTTGGTCAAACATCTGCGAACCCTTTTTCTGGCACGACAACTAGTTCTAACCCATTTGCCCAAAAGACTTCAACTTTTTCTGGATTTGGTACAACTTCATCTGCTCCTGCCTTCAGTTCATCAGCTTTTGGTTCTTCAACAACAGGTGTATCACAGCCTTCTATTTTTTGCCCATCCCCTTCTCCATTTGGAGTTAACTCTTCTCCGAGCTTTGGGACATCTTCTACATCCTTGTTTAATACTGCTTCTGCTCAGACTTCATCTTCACCATTTGGCTCAAGCATTTTTGGGAACACTCAGCCATCCCAATTATTTAGTTCTATAGCCCCGCAACCAAGCTCAGGTTTCGGACAGACATCCTCTCCCTTTGGGCAGACTTCATCTTTTGGTCAAACTAGCTTGTTCAATTCACCTTCTTCTGGGCTTGTCGGAAGCATTTTCTCGAGCAGCTCATCACTCACATCTAATACTCTGACAGGCTTTGGGCAAACAACG CCATCCATTTCAATGCCTTTCCAACAACCACAGACTGCTCAGTCAG TTGGTGCAAGTAGCTTCGGTGGCACTCCAGGTATATTTGGACAGAGTAACTTTGGACTGTC GTCTTCTACCCCGAGCTCTGTAGTTTCACAACCAGCACCAATTACCAATCCATTTGGAACACTTCCTGCTTTGCCTCAGATGTCAATTGGTCGAGGTGGAACAACTTCGATTCAATATGGAATCTCTAGCATGCCT GCACAAGACAAACCTGCGCCTGTTAGAATATCATCGTTATTGACTTCTCGACATTTATCACAAAGACGAGTTAGGGTTCCTGTCCGGAAATATCAGTCTAAAACAGATGGGCCAAAG GTTCCATTCTTTAGTGATGACGAGGACACTCCAACCACTCCAAAGGCTGATGCACTTTTCATTCCTAGAGAAAACCCAAGGGCACTGATTATTTGTCCCATGGAGCAGTGGCCTGGAAGGGCTTCATCTGAGAAAGCATCACCTTTTAAGGATAGAAATACCCCAGTGAAGGAGAATG GAAGTGTATCTAAAGAAGCGTCAACTCAACCAGTCAATGGGACCAGCTCAGCTAGTGATA AAACTGCAGTGGAAAATGGGGTTGTCAAGGAGCATGTTCAGCCTACAACAAAGCAAGTTCCCAATGGGAGTAGTGAGGTCCATTCTCCTCAGAAGGCAGATGTATACAAGACCCTCAGTGGGCACAGGGCTGGCGAGGCTGCGATTGTGTATGAACACGGAGCTGATGTTGAGGCACTAATGCCAAAGCTTTGGCGTTCTGATTACTACACACAGCCTCGAATACATGAGCTGGCGGCAAAGGAAAGAGTCGAACCAGGATTCTGCAGTCATGTCAAAGACTTTGTGGTCGGAAGGCAAGGTTATGGCAGCATCAGATTCTTGGGTGAGACAGATGTAAGAGGGCTTGACCTTGAGTCCCTTATTCAGTTCAACAACCGTGAGGTTATTGTTTACATGGATGATGCAAAGAAGCCACCTGTTGGACAAGGGCTGAATAAGCCCGCTGAGGTTACTCTCCTTAACATAAAATGTTTTGACAAGAAAACTGGGCAACAATACACAGAAGGGCCAAAGATCGAGAAATACAAGGAGATGCTTAAGAGAAAGGCTGAGGACCAAGGTGCTGAATTTATTTCATACGATCCCATTAAAGGAGAATGGAAAATCAGGGTCAACCACTTCAGTGTCTACAAGCTGTTGGATGAAGAAGTCTGCGAGGTGGATGAATGA
- the LOC112749003 gene encoding probable cyclic nucleotide-gated ion channel 20, chloroplastic, with protein sequence MTNFEKEEAALPENQAQVSVSHKRHASFEGHGWPVTSKRTSPLMNMSGPIYATNGTGSFLHQGLVVTVNKVWSNTEKSSSSSGSGENHWNNKYARKNEHLLNSGELGMCDDPYCTTCPANFKDSHRRNSKASTAFDAKLHGALYGDAKCYARRLFSFCSSFSPGIINPHTKLVQQWNKFLAISCLFAIFLDPLFFFLIYVQKDCKCIAIDGKMASTLVIFRSVNDFVYFLNILLQFRLAYVSPESRVVGAGDLVDHPKKIALHYLRTYFLIDLFVALPLPQIMIVFVLPRNLGMSSGANYAKNILRAAVLVQYIPRLFRFLPLLIGQSPSGFIFESAWTNFIINLLIFMLSSHVVGSCWYLFGVQRVNQCLRDACHNSDIDECMKVIDCGHGRTLDDQSGKTSAGWINNVEAIACLNPSSKASNGFSYGIYANAVPLTTETDLVNKYLYALFWGFQQISSLGSSLIPSYFVWEVLYTMAIIGLGLLLFALLIGNIQNFLQSLGRRKLEMQLRGRDVERWMSHRHLPEDLKKRVRQAERYNWAATRGVNEEILMENLPEDLQRDIRRHLFKFIKKVRIFALMDEPILDAICERIRHKTYIKGSRILNHGGIIEKMVFVVRGKLESVGVDGIVVPLAEGDACGEELLTWYLEHSLVRTDGKKVRLPGQRLLSNRTVKCLTNVEVFSLRAADLEEVTIYFTRFLRSPHVQGALRYESPYWRSLAATRIQVAWRYRKKRLSRSDSQTI encoded by the exons ATGACTAATTTTGAGAAAGAAGAGGCAGCACTTCCAGAAAATCAAGCACAAGTATCTGTATCTCATAAGAGACATGCTAGTTTTGAGGGACATGGTTGGCCAGTTACTAGTAAGAGAACAAGTCCCCTTATGAACATGAGTGGTCCAATATATGCTACCAATGGAACTGGAAGCTTTTTGCACCAGGGTCTAGTTGTGACAGTAAACAAAGTTTGGAGTAACACAGAAAAATCTTCCAGTTCATCTGGCTCGGGCGAAAATCATTGGAACAACAAGTATGCTAGAAAGAATGAACACTTGCTTAACTCCGGAGAACTTGGAATGTGTGATGATCCTTATTGTACTACTTGTCCTGCTAACTTCAAGGATTCTCATAGGAGAAATTCAAAAGCTTCAACAGCTTTTGATGCTAAG TTACATGGTGCTCTCTATGGGGATGCCAAGTGTTACGCAAGAAGACTCTTCTCCTTCTGCTCTTCATTCTCTCCTGGAATTATTAACCCTCACACTAAACTTGTACAACAATGGAACAAGTTCCTGGctatttcttgtttatttgcaatctTTTTGGATCCGTTATTTTTCTTCCTGATCTATGTGCAGAAG GATTGCAAATGTATTGCTATAGATGGGAAAATGGCGTCAACACTAGTTATATTTAGAAGTGTGAATGATTTTGTATATTTCTTAAACATCCTTCTCCAG TTTAGGTTGGCTTATGTTTCTCCAGAGTCTAGGGTGGTTGGTGCTGGAGATTTAGTTGACCATCCAAAGAAAATTGCTCTACATTACTTGCGGACCTATTTTCTCATTGACTTATTTGTTGCACTTCCTCTTCCGCAG ATAATGATAGTGTTTGTGCTTCCAAGGAATTTGGGGATGTCATCAGGAGCGAATTATGCTAAGAATATTCTTCGCGCGGCCGTTCTTGTGCAGTATATTCCCAGGTTATTCAGGTTTCTTCCATTGCTAATCGGCCAATCTCCATCAGGATTCATATTTGAGTCAGCATGGACAAATTTCATCATAAATCTTCTTATTTTTATGCTGTCTAGCCATGTTGTTGGCTCTTGCTGGTACCTCTTTGGTGTGCAG AGGGTTAATCAATGTTTGCGAGATGCATGTCATAATTCTGATATTGATGAATGCATGAAAGTCATTGATTGTGGGCATGGTCGTACTTTAGACGATCAATCTGGCAAAACATCTGCTGGTTGGATCAACAATGTTGAGGCCATTGCTTGTTTAAATCCCTCTTCTAAGGCTTCTAATGGCTTTAGTTATGGGATCTATGCCAATGCTGTACCACTTACAACAGAAACTGACCTTGTCAACAAatatttgtatgctttgttttgGGGTTTCCAG CAAATAAGTTCTCTCGGCAGTAGTCTAATCCCAAGTTATTTTGTGTGGGAAGTGCTTTACACAATGGCAATCATAGGATTGGGACTCTTGCTTTTCGCGCTTCTCATTGGAAATATACAGAACTTTCTTCAGTCTCTTGGTCGGAG AAAGCTTGAAATGCAACTTAGAGGCCGTGATGTCGAGCGATGGATGAGCCATCGTCACTTGCCAGAAGATCTAAAAAA GAGAGTGCGCCAGGCCGAACGGTATAATTGGGCTGCAACAAGGGGAGTGAATGAAGAAATACTTATGGAAAATTTGCCAGAAGATCTTCAGAGAGACATAAGGCGTCATCTCTTCAAATTTATCAAGAAA GTCCGAATTTTCGCCTTGATGGATGAGCCAATCTTAGATGCTATTTGTGAGAGAATAAGACATAAGACATACATCAAAGGAAGTAGAATTTTGAATCATGGTGGCATTATAGAGAAAATGGTCTTTGTTGTTCGCGGGAAATTGGAGAGCGTTGGAGTTGATGGAATCGTAGTTCCTTTAGCTGAAGgggatgcttgtggtgaagaacTTTTGACATGGTATCTTGAACATTCTTTGGTGAGAACAG ATGGTAAGAAAGTAAGACTTCCAGGACAGAGGTTGCTTAGCAACAGGACGGTGAAGTGCTTAACAAATGTGGAGGTATTTTCACTCCGAGCAGCAGATCTTGAAGAAGTCACGATCTATTTCACAAGATTCTTGAGGAGTCCACATGTTCAAGGAGCTCTAAG GTATGAATCACCTTATTGGAGATCACTTGCAGCAACACGAATTCAGGTTGCCTGGAGATACAGGAAGAAACGTCTGAGTCGTTCTGATAGCCAAACAATCTAA